In Patescibacteria group bacterium, the DNA window TTTCCGATTAGCCGAGCGAAAATCGAACAGTATCTTCCCCAAATGTTGGACAAGACACCACCCGAAGGAGTGAATATGGCCTACACATATGGAGCTAAGATGCAAAATTATGAGGGTTTAGACCAGCTTCAAGAGTGTGTAAATCTAATTAAATCGGAACTGGATACGAAAAGAGCTTATGTTACTACTTGGCACTTACCTAATAATCTCATTGATCAAGTGGCCTCGGCGCCCTGCCTGACGGATGTCAACTTGCTGGTTCAGGACAGGCAACTCTTAATGGTCGCGCACTTTCGCAGTAATGATATGGTTCGGGCTTGGCCGTTAAATGCTTATGGTCTTCGGGCTCTTCAAGGAAAATTGGCAAAAGAAATCGGGATCAGCGCCGGGCCTTTGGAAATTAAATCTAATTCGGCGCACATTTGGGAAGAAACAGCTCCCCAAGCCGACGATATTATAAAAAGTCAATATAAACGAGTTCGGTTGCTTTGGCAGGAGGACCCGCGAGGAAACTTTATTATTGCTGTTAACGACAAGAGCAGATTAATAGAGGTCTATCACTTAGATAGAAGTGGCAACATGACTGGAAAAGCTTTTAAAGGCACCGAAGCCCGAGAGCTTTATAAAGAGATTATTGATGAGCAAGATTTGGTCTCCATGCCCAATCATGCAGCCTATCTGGTTGACCAGTTACATCTGGCCGAGCAATGTTTAAGAACCGGAGTGCCGTTTATTCAGGAAGAAGCTTAATTAGAAAGGCAAATCTTCTTTATCTTCCTCATTATCGGGGCGGCGGTACCAGTCAGAAAAATTTCTTTCCAAGTCTAGCCTAATTCGATCACCGTTTTGGCCATGACGGGCCAGTTTCACTACATCTCCCCAATCAACAGTTAACAGTCTGACCCGCATATCTTTTAAGGGGATAATCCGCCGGTCTTTACTGCCATTGATGAAACTGTGGGGCCGGTATCGGCTGATGGCTGTCTGGGGTTTGCTGGGCGAGAAGAGTTCCTCAAGGTGGTCACCAAAAGCTTTGCGTTTCAGTTCCCGGGATTTGCCTAAAACTTGCCGAGCAGTGGGGCGGTAGCGCACCATACCTTTTTCTCTCTTAACATAATCACGGACACAGTGAACAACGACTCCATAATCAGTTTCATAAATTCCGAGTGATTTTAGAGACTGGTAGTAACTAGCCAGCCAAAGGAGTTTAATTACCTCGCCGGCTGCCGGTTCCTCGGCAGATCGCTTTTCCAGGGCTTTTAGAATTTCCAGATTTTTATCTTTTTCCCAGGTGACAATTTTGGTTGCGTGATCATTCGGAATTTCTGGAGATTTTGAGGCCATGGCGTCATTATCCGGCCGGATTTTTGGGTTATCAAGAATGATTAATTGTATCAATCTGTCTTAGCAGTCGCGACAGAAAATCTTTTTGGGCGGGGAGAATAATTTTTTCCGCTTCCTGTAGCGTAAAGTATCCGCCTTTATCAATTTCCGGCCAGCCGAATTTAGTTTTGTTGCTGACCAGTTTTGCCGGGTCGAAGCTACCATCTTCAAAGGCCCAGGCAAAAATATTTTTTCCGTTAGGATAGGTAACAGATCCAAGTTCCGAATAGACATTTTCAGGTCTTAACACAATTCCTGTTTCTTCAGAAAATTCCCGTTTTGCCGTTTCCAATAAGTCTTCATTATCGTGCCGCTGGCCTTTGGGAATTCCCCAACAATCAACTCGTCGGGCAAAAAACGGTCCGCCGGGATGAACGAGAAAAACCTCCAGCCGGCTATTTCTATAACGGTACATTAATAATCCGACACTCACTTTGCTTGCCATCTTCATACAGTTTATCACTGATAATGCTAAAATTGCTTCATGGATAAGCAAATTGTTGATTTAATTGCCGCTGAAAAAAAACGCCAGGAAGAAGTGCTGGAGATGATCCCGTCGGAAAATTACGAATCGCAAGCGGTGTTGGAAGCCACAGGTTCGATACTGGCCAACAAATATTCCGAGGGTTATCCTGGCAAAAGATATTATCAGGGAAATAGAATCATTGATCAGATAGAGATCCTGGCTATTGAAAGATTCAAAAAATTATTCGGAGTACATTATGTTAATGTTCAGCCGTACTCCGGCAGCCCGGCTAACGCCGCGGTATATTTTGCTCTTTTAGACCCCGGCGACAAAATCATGGGTCTGGCGCTGTCTTCGGGAGGTCATCTTACCCACGGTCATCCGAACATCACTTTTTCCGGGAAATTTTATACTTCAGTCCAATATGCTGTCGAAGAAAACGGGTACATCAACTACGACAAATTAGAAAAACTGGCAGAAGCCGAAAAGCCAAAGATAATAGTCTGCGGGACAACTTCTTATCCGCGGACTTTGGATTTCAAAAGGTTTTCGGAAATTGCCAAAAAGGTTAACGCTTACCTTCTGGCCGACATTTCCCATATCGCCGGGCTGGTTGTTGCGGGAGTGCACCCGTCTCCGGTCGGATACGCCGACATTATTATGACCACTACTCACAAAACTTTGCGCGGGCCAAGAGGGGCGGTTTTAATGGCTGATAGTGAAGAGATTGCCAAGAAAATTGATAAAGCTGTTTTTCCCGGTCTTCAGGGCGGCCCGCATGAAAATGTTATCGCGGCGATGGCTGTGGCCGCAAAGGAAGCGGACACCGCAGAATTTAAAAAATACGGCGAACAGGTTGTTGCCAATGCCAAAGTTTTGGCCCAAACACTACTAGATAACGGTATTGATTTGGTTTCCGGAGGAACAGACAACCATTTAATGGTAATAGATTTGCGCCAGTTAAATAAGACCGGTAAAGAGATAGCTGAGCAACTTGAAGAAGCAGGAATCGTGACCAACAAAAATGCCGTTCCGGGCGACCCTTTGCCACCGGCCATTACTTCCGGAATAAGACTGGGGACACCCGCGATTACTACCCGGGGGATGAAAGGGCCGGAAGTGAAGCTGATTGGCGGTTGGATTTCCGGTATAATCACCGGAAAGTTAACTACAGAAGGTGTGGCAAAGGGGGTTAAATCTCTTTGCCAAAATTTTCCTCTATGAAGAAAGAATTAAAAATAGAGCCGGGACTGAATAGTCGATTGGTTATCTCGGACATGAGATACGAAGAAGAGCTAGTATCAAAAGTACTTGTGGCGCGTAAAAGAAGAGAAGAACGGCAAAAGAAGCGTTCTGAGAAAACTTCATGATTATTGACGGAAAAGCTATCGCTGCCCAAAGGGCAGAAATTCTAAGAAACAAGATACAAGTTTTAAGCAAAGCTCCAAAGCTGGCGATTGTTTTGGTCGGCGACGACCCGGCCAGTAAAACTTACGCCAATCTCAAACTAAAAAAAGCTCGGGAGCTGGGTATTGATGCGGAAATACGCAAAGACTTAAATACCGACGCTGACGGAATTATTGTCCAATTGCCGGGAGGAGAAAATCTGATAAAAGATATTCCCCCGGAAAAAGATGTGGACGGATTAACGGGAAAATCAAAATTTCTGCCGGCAACAGTGAAAGGCATTGTCACATTGTTAAATGGCTACATTGCAAAGAATTTTAACAGTGTAGCAATTCAACAATGCAACAATGTTACTGTGGTCGTGGTTGGTCAAGGTCGACTGGTGGGCAAACCCTTGGCGGATTATTTGGAAAAACGAAACTACAAGGTAATCCGCGGCGACATTAATACTCCCGACCTGAAAAGCGAAACTCTAAAGGGAGATATTCTGGTCGTGGCGACGGGAGTACCGAATCTAATTAAGGCGGATATGGTTAAACCCAGGGCGGTGGTCATTGATTGTGGTTCGCCAAAAGCCGAGGTAGATTTTGAAAAAGTAAAAGATGTCGCGGGCGCCATCACTCCGGTTCCCGGTGGCGTCGGCCCGCTGACGGTGATATCCTTGTTGGAGAATGTCGTGGAGGCCGCAGGTTCCTAAGCCCATTTGGATAATCCTCATCATCGGAACGATTTTATATTTTCCGACGCTTTTCAATGGTTTTGTCTGGGATGATGAAGAGCAGATTTTGAATAATCCGCAGATATTATCGCTGGCAAACATTCCCCAATTTTTTCTAGGCAGCACTTTTAACAGCGGGGGGAGCGCCAATGGCCTAACTGGTCTGTACTACAAACCGCTGATGACCACAGCCTTTGCCCTTCTCGGTTCCACCGTTGGGCCGGTGCCGTTTTATTACCACGCTTTGCAGATGGCGTTGCATCTGGCCAATACGGTCTTGATTTACTTAATCCTCAAATATCTTTTTGAGAAATTCAAACTGGATACCCGCCTGTCCTTGGCAGCGGCGCTATTATTTCTAGTCCATCCGATTAACGCCGAAGCGGTGGTTTATGTGTCCGATTATCAGGAAGTCCTGTTTTTCCTCTTTGCCGCTTTAGCTTTCTGGCTAATTCTCCGGGGGAAAAATGTTTTCTATTCGAGTCTACTTATTTTGCCGTCGCTTTTGTCCAAAGAAACCGGAGCCGTCTTCGCCATGATTATTTTTGTTTATCTTTTCCTTTTTGACCGGAAAAAGGTCAGAGATTATGTCCAGGGTATCGCCGTGGTTTTGGGAGTCTATGCTTTTTTGCGGTTTGCTTTGGCCGGGATCGGATTCAATAAACACGGTCTGACACCGATAAGTACCATGAATTTTACGGAGAGGATGGTTAATGTGCCGCAGATTATTTTTACTTACCTGCGTAATTTTTTCTGGCCAGCGAACTTGGCCATTAATCAGCAGTGGGTGGTCAGAAGCATTGACCCATTCATTCTTATAATTGACTTAAGTTTCTTAGGCCTCTTAAGCATTTTAAGTTTCTTAATATTTAAAAAAGCACGATCAATCCTGCCACTTTGGTTTTTCTTCTTAATTTGGTTTTTGTTGGGTTTGGGTTTTCATCTGCAATTCTTTCCGTTGGATCTGACAATTTCGGACAGGTGGTTTTATTTGCCGATTGTCGGGCTTTTGGGAATGCTGGCGGTTTTCGGGTCGCTTAGAAAATGGGGAATGTGGGGAGTTTGGGGGCTATGGATCGTGGTATTAGTTTTGGCCGGCAGGACCTGGGTGCGGGAGTTTGACTGGCGTGATGGGCTGACACTTTACAGTCACGACATTAATTTATCGCCGAACGCTTTTGATTTGGAAAATAATCTGGGAGTGGAACTTTTCCGGGCGGGTCGGATTGAAGAAGCCAAGCCGCATTTTGAAAAATCGGTGGAGCTGTCACCGAAATGGTGGACCAACTGGAATAACCTGGGGGCTGTATATGAACAGGAGGGAAACCTGGATTTGGCGGCGCAGGACTACCGCAAGTCAATTGATAACGGGCAATATTACTTAGCTTACCAAAACTATGCCGGAATTTTGATTAAAGAAAAAAAGTACACTGAAGCGAAGGAGTTTCTGGAAAAAGAGGCATTGCCCCGGCTGCCAAATAATGCCCGCTTGCAGGAATTGTGGCTGGCGGTATATAATATGAAGTAATACGCACGTTTCGGCGGGTCCCTGAATCTACGCCGAACGGAGGACTAAGGGACAATTTCAAATGACGGACATCACTCTAAAACAATTATTAGAGGCCGGGTGCCATTTTGGGCATCAGACCAACCGTTGGCAGCCGAAAGCGGCTAGGTTTATTTATGGAGAGCGCGAAGGCGTTCATATTATTGACCTGACGAAAACCCGTGAAGGTCTGCTCTCTGCTGCCAAGTACCTTCATGACCTGGCCAAAAGCGGCGGCACGATTCTTTTTGTCGGCACCAAACGCCAGGCCCAGCCGGTCTTAACCGAAAATGTTGCCCGGATGAAAGGAGCTCTGCCTGAAAATAGTAACTTTTACTATCTCACTAACCGCTGGCCGGGCGGAGCCCTGACCAATTTTGAAACTATTAAACACAATAATCTTGATTCGATCCTCAAACTTCGAGAAGACATTGCCAACAGCAACTTTGTCACTAAAAAAGAAAAACTTCTGGCCTCCCGGAAACTGGAAAAATACGAACAGCTTTATGGCGGACTGGTTGGTCTTTCTAAAATTCCGGACGCGATTTTCCTGGTGGATATTAAACGGGATGACCTGGCGGTTCGGGAAGCAACGCGAACCGGAGCGACTATCGTTGCTATTACCGACACCAACACCAATCCGGAACCGGTGAAATACCAGATTCCGGCTAACGATGATGCCGTCGGAAGTATTAAAATAATTATGGATTACCTTGTTGATGCTTGGACTGAGGGCCGGCAGGAAGCGGTCAAGGATGCCGAAAAACAGGCCAAAGAGGAAGCCAAAAAGAAAGCAAAAGAAGAAAACGGCGAAAAGAAATAAGCAATTTCCAAGAAACAAGATACAAACCAATAACTAATTTCATGGTATCAGTAGATCAAATCAAAAAACTTCGTGAGCTTACGGGGGCCGGCATTGCTGATTGCCGGGAAGCTCTGGAAGCCTCCAAGGGAAATATTGAAAAAGCCCAGGAGATAATTAAGGAAAAAGGTTTAGCCCGCGCGGCCAAAAAAGGCGAACGGGAAACCCATAACGGCGTCGTCTTTTCCTATGTTCATGGCGGTCGAATTGGGGTATTAGTCAGCCTTTTGTGCGAGACTGATTTTGTCGCCAGAACAGATGACTTTCAAACTCTTGGCAAGGAAATTTGCCTTCAGGTAGCCTCCATGAAACCGGAAACGGTAGAAGATCTCTTAAAACAGGAATCCATCCGCGATCCCAAATTGACGATTGATGATATGATTAAGGAAGTAATCGGGAAGTTGGGAGAAAATATAAAGGTGGGAGAATTTTCTAGAATAACAATTTAAAATTTACAATTTAAAATTTGAACTGAATTTGAAAATTTAAATTTGAAATATTTAAAATTGATTTCAAATTTCGAATTTCAAATTGAAAATTGAGTGGACGATATAACCGCGCAAGTTACTCCGAAATTTCAAAAGGCTATTGAGGTGGTTAAGCAGGATTTAAATACGATCCGCACCGGCAAAGCCTCACCGCAATTAATCGAGAATTTAATCGTTGAAGCTTACGGGACCAAGATGAAACTGGTGGAATTGGCTACCATTGCGGCTACTGACGCGAATACTATTGTCATCACACC includes these proteins:
- a CDS encoding thymidylate synthase yields the protein MDITEAPTREKFDGTIKPYYFEINLAVGGRPDIGLATLWTARGQLDKKLDSSNYGLRGPLYSEAGAEWLVRDVLANPSIRTVVFSGANANDSYKGLLAVKNNGINSDGEVLGLVGPDGKPAVKFAQPGLSQEAVDLFRNNVEVVNMLGENWEVVQRRIQEIPARSPFMSERLLFPKVAFEAERLPGERIGVRVERERIADAWVELLAKIRREGVIKNSDKGQKIQELASLSVIIHEDPETLLEKIPGWFPISRAKIEQYLPQMLDKTPPEGVNMAYTYGAKMQNYEGLDQLQECVNLIKSELDTKRAYVTTWHLPNNLIDQVASAPCLTDVNLLVQDRQLLMVAHFRSNDMVRAWPLNAYGLRALQGKLAKEIGISAGPLEIKSNSAHIWEETAPQADDIIKSQYKRVRLLWQEDPRGNFIIAVNDKSRLIEVYHLDRSGNMTGKAFKGTEARELYKEIIDEQDLVSMPNHAAYLVDQLHLAEQCLRTGVPFIQEEA
- a CDS encoding NUDIX domain-containing protein, whose amino-acid sequence is MASKVSVGLLMYRYRNSRLEVFLVHPGGPFFARRVDCWGIPKGQRHDNEDLLETAKREFSEETGIVLRPENVYSELGSVTYPNGKNIFAWAFEDGSFDPAKLVSNKTKFGWPEIDKGGYFTLQEAEKIILPAQKDFLSRLLRQIDTINHS
- a CDS encoding serine hydroxymethyltransferase; translation: MDKQIVDLIAAEKKRQEEVLEMIPSENYESQAVLEATGSILANKYSEGYPGKRYYQGNRIIDQIEILAIERFKKLFGVHYVNVQPYSGSPANAAVYFALLDPGDKIMGLALSSGGHLTHGHPNITFSGKFYTSVQYAVEENGYINYDKLEKLAEAEKPKIIVCGTTSYPRTLDFKRFSEIAKKVNAYLLADISHIAGLVVAGVHPSPVGYADIIMTTTHKTLRGPRGAVLMADSEEIAKKIDKAVFPGLQGGPHENVIAAMAVAAKEADTAEFKKYGEQVVANAKVLAQTLLDNGIDLVSGGTDNHLMVIDLRQLNKTGKEIAEQLEEAGIVTNKNAVPGDPLPPAITSGIRLGTPAITTRGMKGPEVKLIGGWISGIITGKLTTEGVAKGVKSLCQNFPL
- a CDS encoding bifunctional 5,10-methylenetetrahydrofolate dehydrogenase/5,10-methenyltetrahydrofolate cyclohydrolase; this encodes MIIDGKAIAAQRAEILRNKIQVLSKAPKLAIVLVGDDPASKTYANLKLKKARELGIDAEIRKDLNTDADGIIVQLPGGENLIKDIPPEKDVDGLTGKSKFLPATVKGIVTLLNGYIAKNFNSVAIQQCNNVTVVVVGQGRLVGKPLADYLEKRNYKVIRGDINTPDLKSETLKGDILVVATGVPNLIKADMVKPRAVVIDCGSPKAEVDFEKVKDVAGAITPVPGGVGPLTVISLLENVVEAAGS
- the rpsB gene encoding 30S ribosomal protein S2, which codes for MTDITLKQLLEAGCHFGHQTNRWQPKAARFIYGEREGVHIIDLTKTREGLLSAAKYLHDLAKSGGTILFVGTKRQAQPVLTENVARMKGALPENSNFYYLTNRWPGGALTNFETIKHNNLDSILKLREDIANSNFVTKKEKLLASRKLEKYEQLYGGLVGLSKIPDAIFLVDIKRDDLAVREATRTGATIVAITDTNTNPEPVKYQIPANDDAVGSIKIIMDYLVDAWTEGRQEAVKDAEKQAKEEAKKKAKEENGEKK
- the tsf gene encoding translation elongation factor Ts, whose product is MVSVDQIKKLRELTGAGIADCREALEASKGNIEKAQEIIKEKGLARAAKKGERETHNGVVFSYVHGGRIGVLVSLLCETDFVARTDDFQTLGKEICLQVASMKPETVEDLLKQESIRDPKLTIDDMIKEVIGKLGENIKVGEFSRITI